A region of Leifsonia xyli DNA encodes the following proteins:
- a CDS encoding molecular chaperone DnaJ (chaperone Hsp40; co-chaperone with DnaK; Participates actively in the response to hyperosmotic and heat shock by preventing the aggregation of stress-denatured proteins and by disaggregating proteins, also in an autonomous, dnaK-independent fashion): MADHYEVLGVERDASPDEIKKAYRRLARELHPDVNPSAEAQERFKLVTHAYDVLSDPQQRQQYDLGGSGGFGGAGGADFAGFSDIFETFFGGGGGGGRGPRSRRERGQDALLRVEVDLDEVVFGTHRDLEVDTAVVCETCNGSCCQPGTQPVTCDICHGTGSIQRSVRSLLGNVMTSSPCGTCRGYGTVIATPCVTCQGQGRVRARRTVPVDIPAGVDTGLRLQMPGSGEAGPAGGPNGDLYLEIKVKHHEVFSRDGDDLLCTLELSMTDAILGTTATVKALDGDIRLELKPGTQSADIVTVKDRGITHLRGSGRGDLRVGIQVVTPTKLDHKEKELIKKFASTYKGSQPSLAHFQQGLFAKLRDRFLNL, translated from the coding sequence GTGGCCGACCACTACGAAGTCCTCGGCGTCGAGCGCGACGCCAGTCCCGACGAGATCAAGAAGGCGTACCGCCGCCTCGCGCGCGAACTGCACCCGGATGTGAACCCCAGCGCCGAGGCGCAGGAGCGGTTCAAGCTGGTGACGCACGCGTACGACGTGCTCAGCGACCCGCAGCAGCGCCAGCAGTACGACCTGGGCGGCTCCGGCGGGTTCGGCGGAGCGGGCGGGGCCGACTTCGCCGGCTTCAGCGACATCTTCGAGACGTTCTTCGGCGGGGGAGGCGGCGGTGGCCGTGGTCCGCGGTCGCGCCGCGAGCGGGGTCAGGATGCGCTGCTGCGCGTCGAGGTCGACCTCGACGAGGTCGTCTTCGGCACGCACCGCGACCTCGAGGTGGACACGGCCGTGGTCTGCGAGACCTGCAACGGCTCCTGCTGCCAGCCGGGTACGCAGCCGGTCACCTGCGACATCTGCCACGGCACGGGCAGCATCCAGCGGTCCGTGCGCTCGCTGCTCGGCAACGTGATGACCTCCAGCCCGTGCGGCACCTGCCGCGGCTACGGCACGGTCATCGCCACCCCGTGCGTCACCTGCCAGGGCCAGGGCCGCGTGCGAGCGCGCCGCACGGTGCCGGTGGACATCCCCGCCGGCGTCGACACGGGCCTCCGCCTGCAGATGCCCGGCAGCGGAGAGGCCGGCCCCGCCGGCGGTCCCAACGGCGACCTCTACCTCGAGATCAAGGTGAAGCACCACGAGGTGTTCAGCCGCGACGGCGACGACCTGCTCTGCACGCTGGAGCTGTCGATGACGGACGCGATCCTCGGCACGACCGCGACGGTGAAGGCGCTCGACGGCGACATCCGCCTCGAGCTCAAGCCGGGCACGCAGTCCGCCGACATCGTCACGGTGAAAGACCGCGGCATCACGCACCTGCGCGGCAGCGGCCGCGGCGACCTGCGGGTCGGCATCCAGGTGGTCACGCCCACCAAGCTCGACCACAAGGAGAAGGAGCTGATCAAGAAGTTCGCCTCCACCTACAAGGGGTCGCAGCCGTCGCTGGCGCACTTCCAGCAGGGGCTGTTCGCCAAGCTCCGCGACCGGTTCCTCAACCTGTAG
- a CDS encoding heat-inducible transcriptional repressor HrcA gives MVSERSLEVLRVIVQDYVASREPVGSKSIVERHSFGVSAATIRNDMALLEEEELIAAPHTSSGRVPTDKGYRLFVDHLAEVRPLSTAQRTAIETFLGASGDFDEVLSRTVRLLSQLTNQVALVQYPSVTRSRIRHIELVALAPRRLLSVLITDSGAVEQRVIELPAELSDEDVAEIRGAINGAVAGLTLTEATARMRDLPSALTDRTRALVEPVASALLDQIAANRQEKLVMAGAANLVRTELDFPGSITPVLEAIEEQVVLLRLFDEMATDQHGVAVSIGRENAGFGLTEASILSSGYSAAGADVARVGLLGPLRMDYSGNMAAVRAVARYLSRLLGDQ, from the coding sequence ATGGTCTCGGAACGCAGTCTCGAAGTGCTGCGCGTCATCGTTCAGGATTACGTGGCGTCGCGCGAGCCCGTCGGCTCGAAAAGCATCGTGGAGCGGCACTCCTTCGGCGTGTCGGCGGCGACCATCCGCAACGACATGGCGCTGCTGGAGGAGGAGGAGCTGATCGCGGCTCCGCACACCTCGTCCGGTCGTGTCCCCACCGACAAGGGCTACCGCCTGTTCGTCGACCACCTGGCCGAAGTGCGGCCGCTGTCGACCGCGCAGCGCACCGCCATCGAGACGTTCCTCGGCGCGTCCGGCGACTTCGACGAAGTGCTCTCGCGCACCGTGCGCCTGCTCTCGCAGCTGACCAACCAGGTCGCGCTGGTGCAGTACCCCTCGGTGACGCGCTCGCGCATCCGGCACATCGAGCTGGTCGCTCTCGCGCCGCGGCGGCTGCTCAGCGTCCTGATCACCGATTCGGGCGCGGTGGAGCAGCGGGTCATCGAACTGCCCGCCGAGCTGAGCGACGAGGATGTGGCCGAGATCCGCGGCGCGATCAACGGCGCCGTGGCCGGCCTGACGCTGACCGAGGCGACCGCCCGGATGCGCGACCTCCCCTCCGCGCTCACCGACCGCACTCGCGCGCTGGTCGAACCCGTCGCGAGCGCCCTGCTCGACCAGATCGCCGCCAACCGGCAGGAGAAGCTGGTGATGGCGGGCGCGGCCAACCTGGTCCGCACCGAGCTCGACTTCCCGGGCAGCATCACCCCGGTGCTGGAGGCGATCGAGGAGCAGGTGGTGCTCCTGCGGCTCTTCGACGAGATGGCGACGGATCAGCACGGCGTGGCCGTCAGCATCGGCCGTGAGAACGCCGGTTTCGGGCTCACGGAAGCATCCATCCTCTCCAGCGGTTACAGTGCGGCGGGAGCGGATGTGGCCCGCGTGGGCCTGCTCGGTCCGCTCCGCATGGACTACTCGGGCAACATGGCGGCCGTCCGCGCCGTCGCCCGCTACCTCTCCCGGCTGCTCGGCGACCAGTAG
- a CDS encoding coproporphyrinogen III oxidase (catalyzes the oxygen-independent formation of protoporphyrinogen-IX from coproporphyrinogen-III): MPSTLPLGDPAPADGLLPASAAHDARDRDFGVYLHVPFCRVRCGYCDFNTYTATELRGVSQSEYAGHAVREVEFAAGVLRDSGLPQRSVSTVFFGGGTPTLLPPGDLAAMLGAVRDAWGLADGAEVTTEANPDSVDADDLRRLADAGFTRVSFGMQSAVPHVLETLERTHDPARIPLVVGWAREAGLQVSLDLIYGTPGESLDDWSQSLDTALACRPDHLSAYALIVEPGTKLARQIRSGQVPEPDDDLEADMYELADQRLADAGYDWYEVSNWATDQTHRSRHNLAYWLGHDWWGIGPGAHSHVGGVRWWNVKHPAAYAQRVLAGESPAAGRETLDAGTRHVERVLLLSRIREGVSTAELGDAGRHEVPGLIADGLVDGRAALRGSIVLTLRGRLLADAVVRRLLADEAA; this comes from the coding sequence ATGCCGAGCACCCTGCCCCTGGGCGACCCGGCCCCGGCCGACGGCCTGCTCCCCGCATCCGCGGCACACGACGCGCGCGACCGCGACTTCGGCGTGTACCTGCACGTCCCGTTCTGCCGTGTGCGCTGCGGCTACTGCGACTTCAATACGTACACGGCGACCGAGCTACGCGGGGTGTCCCAGTCGGAGTACGCGGGTCACGCGGTGCGCGAGGTCGAGTTCGCGGCCGGCGTGCTGCGCGACAGCGGCCTCCCGCAGCGCTCCGTCTCCACGGTGTTCTTCGGCGGCGGCACCCCGACTCTGCTCCCGCCGGGCGACCTCGCGGCCATGCTGGGCGCTGTCCGCGACGCCTGGGGACTCGCCGACGGCGCCGAGGTGACGACCGAGGCGAACCCCGACTCGGTGGATGCGGACGACCTGCGCCGCCTCGCCGACGCCGGCTTCACGCGGGTGTCGTTCGGGATGCAGTCCGCCGTCCCGCACGTCCTGGAGACGCTGGAGCGCACGCACGACCCGGCGCGCATCCCGCTCGTGGTCGGCTGGGCGCGCGAGGCCGGCCTCCAGGTGAGCCTCGACCTGATCTACGGAACGCCTGGGGAGTCCCTCGACGACTGGTCGCAGAGCCTCGACACCGCGCTGGCCTGCCGGCCGGACCACCTGTCGGCGTACGCGCTCATCGTCGAGCCGGGCACCAAGCTGGCGCGTCAGATCCGCTCCGGGCAGGTCCCGGAGCCGGACGACGACCTTGAGGCCGACATGTACGAGCTGGCCGACCAGCGCCTGGCCGACGCCGGGTACGACTGGTACGAGGTCAGCAACTGGGCGACGGATCAGACCCATCGCTCCCGCCACAACCTCGCCTACTGGCTGGGTCACGACTGGTGGGGGATCGGTCCGGGCGCGCACAGCCACGTCGGCGGCGTCCGTTGGTGGAACGTGAAGCACCCCGCCGCCTACGCGCAGCGCGTGCTGGCGGGGGAGTCGCCGGCGGCCGGGCGGGAGACGCTCGACGCCGGGACGCGGCACGTCGAGCGCGTGCTGCTGCTCAGCCGCATCCGGGAGGGCGTGTCGACCGCGGAGCTGGGCGACGCGGGGCGCCACGAGGTGCCCGGCCTGATAGCCGACGGCCTGGTGGACGGAAGAGCCGCCCTCCGCGGATCGATCGTGCTGACCCTGCGGGGGCGGCTCCTGGCCGACGCGGTGGTGCGCCGGCTGCTCGCGGACGAGGCCGCCTGA
- a CDS encoding elongation factor 4 (back-translocating Elongation Factor EF4; binds to the ribosome on the universally-conserved alpha-sarcin loop) yields the protein MSPRALQALEPAATDPASLRNFCIIAHIDHGKSTLADRMLQITGVVSDRDMRAQYLDRMDIERERGITIKSQAVRMPWSVDGDTFALNMIDTPGHVDFTYEVSRSLAACEGAILLVDAAQGIEAQTLANLYLALENDLTIIPVLNKIDLPAADPDKYAEELASLIGGKPDDVLRVSGKTGMGVEALLDRVVAEIPAPVGVADAPARAMIFDSVYDSYRGVVTYVRMVDGKLQPRERIQMMSTRATHEILEIGVSSPEPTPSKGLGVGEVGYLITGVKDVRQSKVGDTITSAAKPATEALPGYTEPKPMVFSGLYPIDGSDYPELREALDKLKLSDAALVYEPETSVALGFGFRCGFLGLLHLEIITERLSREFGLDLITTAPSVIYEVTTEDKKTVTVTNPSEFPGGKIDKVEEPIVKAAILAPKDYVGVIMELCQSRRGSLLGMEYLGEDRVEIRYTMPLGEIVFDFFDQLKSKTAGYASLDYEPYGEQESDLVKVDILLQGETVDAFSAIVHRDKAYAYGTMMASRLRELIPRQQFEVPIQAAIGARIIARENIRAMRKDVLAKCYGGDITRKRKLLEKQKEGKKRMKMVGRVEVPQEAFIAALSGDTEKKDKK from the coding sequence ATGTCACCACGAGCTCTTCAGGCCCTCGAGCCCGCCGCGACCGACCCGGCCTCCCTGCGCAACTTCTGCATCATCGCGCACATCGACCACGGCAAGTCGACGCTGGCCGACCGCATGCTGCAGATCACCGGCGTGGTCTCCGACCGCGACATGCGTGCGCAGTACCTCGACCGCATGGACATCGAGCGCGAGCGCGGCATCACCATCAAGAGCCAGGCGGTCCGCATGCCCTGGTCGGTCGACGGCGACACGTTCGCCCTCAACATGATCGACACCCCCGGGCACGTCGACTTCACCTACGAGGTGTCCCGGTCGCTCGCCGCGTGCGAGGGCGCCATCCTCCTCGTGGACGCGGCCCAGGGCATCGAGGCGCAGACCCTCGCGAACCTGTACCTCGCGCTTGAGAACGACCTGACGATCATCCCGGTGCTCAACAAGATCGATCTCCCCGCGGCCGACCCCGACAAGTACGCGGAAGAGCTCGCCAGCCTCATCGGCGGCAAGCCGGACGACGTCCTGCGCGTCTCGGGCAAGACCGGCATGGGCGTCGAGGCGCTGCTCGACCGCGTGGTCGCCGAGATCCCCGCGCCGGTCGGCGTGGCCGATGCCCCCGCCCGCGCGATGATCTTCGACTCCGTCTACGACAGCTACCGCGGTGTCGTCACGTACGTCCGCATGGTCGACGGCAAGCTGCAGCCGCGTGAGCGCATCCAGATGATGTCGACGCGGGCGACGCACGAGATCCTCGAGATCGGCGTATCCTCGCCTGAGCCGACCCCGTCGAAGGGCCTCGGCGTCGGCGAGGTCGGCTACCTGATCACCGGCGTGAAGGACGTCCGCCAGTCGAAGGTCGGTGACACGATCACCTCCGCTGCGAAGCCCGCCACCGAGGCGCTGCCCGGCTACACCGAGCCGAAGCCGATGGTGTTCTCCGGCCTCTACCCGATCGACGGCAGTGACTACCCGGAGCTGCGCGAGGCGCTCGACAAGCTGAAGCTCTCCGACGCGGCGCTCGTCTACGAGCCCGAGACGTCGGTGGCGCTCGGTTTCGGCTTCCGCTGCGGCTTCCTCGGGCTGCTCCACCTGGAGATCATCACCGAGCGCCTGTCGCGCGAGTTCGGCCTCGACCTCATCACCACCGCCCCGAGCGTGATCTACGAGGTGACGACGGAGGATAAGAAGACCGTCACGGTCACCAACCCGAGCGAGTTCCCCGGCGGCAAGATCGACAAGGTGGAGGAGCCGATCGTGAAGGCGGCCATCCTCGCGCCGAAGGACTACGTCGGCGTCATCATGGAGCTCTGCCAGAGCCGTCGCGGCTCCCTCCTCGGCATGGAGTACCTCGGCGAGGACCGCGTCGAGATCCGTTACACGATGCCGCTCGGCGAGATCGTCTTCGACTTCTTCGACCAGCTCAAGTCCAAGACGGCCGGCTACGCCTCCCTCGACTACGAGCCGTATGGCGAGCAGGAGTCCGACCTCGTCAAGGTCGACATCCTCCTTCAGGGCGAGACGGTGGACGCGTTCAGCGCAATCGTCCACCGCGACAAGGCCTACGCGTACGGCACGATGATGGCCTCTCGCCTGCGCGAGCTCATCCCGCGCCAGCAGTTCGAGGTCCCCATCCAGGCCGCGATCGGCGCCCGGATCATCGCGCGCGAGAACATCCGCGCGATGCGCAAGGACGTCCTGGCCAAGTGCTACGGCGGCGACATCACCCGCAAGCGCAAGCTCCTCGAGAAGCAGAAGGAGGGCAAGAAGCGCATGAAGATGGTCGGCCGCGTCGAGGTCCCCCAGGAGGCCTTCATCGCCGCGCTCTCCGGCGACACGGAGAAGAAAGACAAGAAGTAG
- a CDS encoding amidohydrolase: protein MTSSTIAIVNGYVVPVSHEPIENGVVLVRDGVIEAVGTADEVTVPGGVEVADAAGKWVLPGFIESHGHVGIHEEANGPAGDDTNEMTTPNTAAVRAIDAINIDDEGFRDALSGGVTSVVVKPGSGNPIGGQTVAIKTWGGRIIDEQVIHEAVSVKSALGENPKRVYGGKNQTPSTRLGVAMIIREAFVAAQNYRAVRDSAAAEGKPFDRDLSKETLVRVLDGELAWDQHTHRHDDIATALRLADEFGYRLVVNHGTEAHKIADVLAERDIPVIFGPMFTSRSKVELRDRAIANLAVLAKAGVRVAITTDHPVVPINFLIYQAALAVKDGLPRETALEALTVNPAAFLRLDDRVGSLTPGLDGDVVVWSGDPLDVNSRAERVFIQGAEVYRFEDGQGQVVERAERFA from the coding sequence ATGACTTCTTCCACCATCGCCATCGTCAACGGTTATGTCGTCCCGGTCTCGCACGAGCCCATCGAGAACGGCGTCGTCCTGGTCAGGGACGGCGTCATCGAGGCGGTCGGCACGGCCGACGAGGTCACGGTGCCCGGCGGCGTGGAGGTCGCGGATGCAGCCGGCAAGTGGGTGCTCCCGGGATTCATCGAGTCGCACGGCCACGTCGGCATCCACGAGGAGGCGAACGGCCCCGCAGGCGACGACACGAACGAGATGACGACGCCGAACACCGCTGCGGTGCGGGCGATCGACGCCATCAACATCGACGACGAGGGCTTCCGCGACGCTCTCTCGGGAGGTGTCACCTCGGTGGTGGTCAAGCCCGGGTCCGGCAACCCGATCGGCGGCCAGACGGTCGCCATCAAGACGTGGGGCGGCCGCATCATCGACGAGCAGGTCATCCACGAGGCCGTGAGCGTGAAGTCCGCGCTCGGCGAGAACCCGAAGCGGGTCTACGGCGGCAAGAACCAGACGCCGAGCACGCGCCTGGGCGTCGCGATGATCATCCGGGAGGCGTTCGTCGCGGCGCAGAACTACCGAGCGGTGCGCGACAGCGCTGCGGCCGAGGGCAAGCCGTTCGACCGCGACCTCTCCAAGGAGACGCTGGTGCGCGTCCTCGACGGCGAGCTGGCCTGGGACCAGCACACGCACCGCCACGACGACATCGCGACCGCCCTGCGGCTGGCCGACGAGTTCGGGTACCGCCTCGTCGTGAACCACGGCACCGAGGCTCACAAGATCGCCGACGTGCTGGCCGAACGCGACATCCCGGTCATCTTCGGGCCGATGTTCACCTCGCGGTCGAAGGTCGAGCTGCGCGACCGGGCCATCGCCAATCTCGCTGTGCTCGCGAAGGCGGGCGTGCGGGTCGCGATCACGACCGACCACCCGGTGGTGCCGATCAACTTCCTCATCTACCAGGCCGCCCTCGCGGTGAAAGACGGGCTCCCGCGCGAGACCGCGCTGGAGGCGCTGACCGTCAACCCGGCGGCGTTCCTGCGCCTCGATGACCGGGTCGGCTCGCTGACCCCGGGTCTCGACGGCGACGTCGTGGTCTGGTCGGGCGACCCGCTCGACGTCAACTCGCGTGCGGAGCGCGTCTTCATCCAGGGCGCAGAGGTCTACCGCTTCGAGGACGGCCAGGGGCAGGTCGTGGAGCGCGCGGAGCGCTTCGCCTGA
- a CDS encoding epimerase, producing MTILLTGATGFIGSSVLPRLLDEGHPVITLVRDAEKAAAVKAAGATALIGDAMDAALVERAARESDGVIHLASSKDVDAVLVPAVLAGLAGSGKPFVHTGGVWTYGSNDDIVEDSPVAPPALTAWRGDAEAVVLEADGVRGIVVVPSIVYGHGKGLANVIVDAPRGTGVEALRLIGDGSQHWATVHVDDLAALYVLALEQGTAGATYIGAGGQNPTVRELGEAAAQAAGVAGGVVAESVEESRSRLGEQLADALLLDQQARGTKARIDLGWEPNGPSLLEELLVGTYAPARV from the coding sequence ATGACCATCCTTCTGACCGGCGCGACCGGCTTCATCGGCTCCTCCGTCCTCCCCCGCCTTCTCGACGAAGGCCATCCCGTCATCACACTCGTGCGCGACGCCGAGAAGGCCGCAGCGGTCAAAGCCGCCGGCGCCACCGCGCTGATCGGAGACGCAATGGACGCGGCCCTCGTCGAGCGGGCTGCGCGCGAGAGCGACGGCGTCATCCACCTGGCATCGTCGAAGGACGTGGACGCGGTGCTCGTGCCGGCGGTCCTGGCGGGATTGGCCGGATCGGGCAAGCCGTTCGTCCACACCGGCGGCGTCTGGACCTACGGCTCCAACGACGACATCGTCGAGGACTCCCCCGTCGCACCGCCGGCGCTCACCGCCTGGCGCGGAGATGCGGAGGCGGTCGTCCTCGAGGCGGACGGCGTGCGGGGCATCGTCGTCGTCCCCTCGATCGTGTACGGCCACGGCAAGGGCCTCGCCAACGTGATCGTGGACGCGCCGCGCGGGACCGGCGTTGAGGCCCTGCGGCTGATCGGCGACGGCTCGCAGCACTGGGCGACCGTGCACGTCGACGACCTCGCAGCGCTCTACGTGCTCGCGCTCGAGCAGGGCACGGCGGGTGCGACGTACATCGGCGCGGGCGGTCAGAACCCGACCGTGCGCGAGCTCGGCGAGGCCGCCGCACAGGCCGCGGGAGTCGCGGGGGGTGTGGTTGCGGAGTCCGTCGAGGAGTCGCGGTCGCGGCTCGGCGAACAGCTCGCGGACGCTCTGCTCCTCGACCAGCAGGCGCGCGGGACGAAGGCGCGGATCGACCTCGGCTGGGAGCCGAACGGCCCGTCGCTGCTGGAGGAGCTGCTCGTCGGCACGTACGCGCCCGCCCGCGTCTAG
- a CDS encoding 30S ribosomal protein S20, protein MANIKSQIKRNRTNKKAQERNKAVKSELKTAIRATREAVVAGDKEKATAALRLAAKKIDKAASKGVIHKNQAANRKSAIAKQVAAL, encoded by the coding sequence GTGGCAAACATCAAGTCGCAGATCAAGCGCAACCGCACGAACAAGAAGGCGCAGGAGCGCAACAAGGCCGTCAAGAGCGAGCTCAAGACCGCCATCCGCGCCACCCGTGAGGCCGTCGTGGCGGGCGACAAGGAGAAGGCGACCGCGGCGCTGCGTCTCGCCGCCAAGAAGATCGACAAGGCGGCCAGCAAGGGCGTCATCCACAAGAACCAGGCGGCGAACCGCAAGTCTGCGATCGCCAAGCAGGTCGCCGCGCTCTAA
- a CDS encoding DNA polymerase III subunit delta has translation MATRGGSRGGATKARAAASAIPQLPWNQVRSAPVVLVTGSEGFLADRAVRTLRDALKADDPSLEISDLHAGDYAPGELLTVASPSLFGEPRLIRVEAVEKCNDAFLADMLDYLNGPADGTVVTLRHGGGVRGKKLLDAIRAGTGGGIEIVCAELKKDAEKYDFVQAEFAAAGRKVTPGALRAITSAFSDDLAELAAACQQLLSDSAEQITEATVDKYYGGRVETNAFQVADAAIAGRHGEALVTMRHALASGADPVPMVAAFASKIRTMAKISGSRGGSGQLAQQFGLAPWQVDRARRDLQGWTEDGLGRCIELLAETDANVKGGGRDPVFALERMIRIVSARGRD, from the coding sequence GTGGCGACCCGAGGCGGCAGCAGAGGCGGAGCGACCAAGGCGCGCGCGGCGGCCAGCGCCATTCCGCAGCTCCCATGGAACCAGGTGCGCTCGGCGCCGGTCGTGCTCGTCACCGGGTCGGAGGGCTTCCTCGCCGACCGTGCGGTCCGCACGCTCCGCGATGCCCTCAAGGCCGACGATCCGAGCCTCGAGATCAGCGATCTGCACGCCGGTGACTACGCGCCGGGCGAGCTCCTCACCGTCGCGAGCCCCTCCCTGTTCGGCGAGCCGCGGCTCATCCGGGTCGAGGCCGTCGAGAAGTGCAACGACGCGTTCCTCGCCGACATGCTCGACTACCTGAATGGGCCGGCCGACGGTACGGTCGTCACCCTCCGTCATGGCGGGGGAGTGCGCGGCAAGAAGCTGCTCGACGCGATCCGCGCCGGCACGGGCGGCGGCATCGAGATCGTGTGCGCCGAGCTCAAGAAGGACGCCGAGAAGTACGACTTCGTCCAGGCCGAGTTCGCCGCGGCCGGCCGCAAGGTCACTCCGGGTGCGCTCCGTGCGATCACCTCGGCCTTCTCCGACGACCTCGCCGAACTGGCGGCGGCCTGTCAGCAGCTGCTGTCCGACTCCGCCGAGCAGATCACCGAGGCGACCGTCGACAAGTACTACGGCGGCCGCGTCGAGACGAACGCCTTCCAGGTGGCCGACGCCGCGATCGCCGGACGGCACGGCGAGGCGCTGGTCACGATGCGCCACGCGCTCGCCTCCGGCGCAGATCCCGTCCCGATGGTGGCCGCTTTCGCCAGCAAGATCCGGACGATGGCGAAGATCTCCGGCTCGCGCGGCGGCTCCGGCCAGCTGGCACAGCAATTCGGCCTCGCGCCGTGGCAGGTCGACCGCGCCCGCCGCGACCTGCAGGGGTGGACGGAAGACGGCCTCGGCCGCTGCATCGAGCTGCTCGCCGAGACGGACGCCAACGTCAAGGGCGGCGGCCGTGACCCGGTGTTCGCGCTCGAGCGCATGATCCGCATCGTGAGCGCCCGCGGCCGCGACTGA